From the genome of Flavobacterium luteolum, one region includes:
- a CDS encoding MBL fold metallo-hydrolase: MKNIAKDVYQIPLFPRNAINCYLIEDVLIDAGIRTSSNKILKSIKGKSIAKHALTHAHADHQGSSKIICETLNIPFFCSEPEKAFAENGNVITEYPNPNHIISKFQKNFWAGKGHPVSQTLKEGDQIGGFRVIETPGHSRGHLSFFREKDGVLIVGDVMTNMNLLTTKVGLHEPPHLFTADKETNRKSIQKLASLQPKILCFGHGPILFNNRELEKFKNSI, from the coding sequence ATGAAGAATATTGCCAAAGATGTTTACCAAATTCCGTTATTTCCAAGAAATGCTATCAATTGTTATTTAATCGAGGATGTTTTAATTGACGCTGGAATTAGAACTTCTTCAAATAAAATATTAAAGTCGATAAAAGGCAAATCCATTGCCAAACACGCCTTGACGCATGCCCACGCCGATCATCAAGGAAGCAGTAAAATAATCTGCGAAACCTTGAACATTCCTTTTTTTTGCAGCGAACCTGAAAAAGCATTTGCAGAAAACGGAAATGTGATTACAGAATACCCAAATCCGAATCATATTATTTCGAAATTTCAGAAAAATTTTTGGGCAGGAAAAGGGCATCCGGTTTCTCAAACTTTAAAAGAAGGAGATCAAATTGGCGGATTTAGGGTCATTGAAACTCCTGGACATTCACGAGGTCATTTGTCCTTTTTTAGAGAAAAAGATGGCGTTTTGATTGTAGGTGATGTGATGACTAATATGAATTTATTGACTACAAAAGTTGGTCTGCATGAACCTCCCCATTTATTTACCGCTGATAAAGAAACCAATAGAAAATCGATACAAAAATTAGCTTCATTACAACCCAAAATATTGTGTTTTGGTCACGGCCCTATTTTATTTAACAATCGAGAATTGGAGAAGTTCAAAAACTCAATTTAG
- a CDS encoding Crp/Fnr family transcriptional regulator, with the protein MHPSLKKQILSIASFSENEIEKIDSCFEYENFTAKKYLSSMGKISNKIFFIVEGLARVYYLKDGKEITTYLSCDEGFIASYSSFINQSPSFENIQSIEDCEVLSITFEKMQFLYNEIPNWERVGRILAEQNYLCMADRVLKLQMIPAKEKYQTFLASAPAKIMQRTPLIYIASFLGITPESLSRIRQDIS; encoded by the coding sequence ATGCATCCTTCATTAAAAAAACAAATACTATCGATCGCTTCGTTTTCTGAAAATGAAATCGAAAAGATCGATTCTTGTTTTGAATATGAAAATTTTACAGCCAAAAAATATCTTTCATCAATGGGAAAAATCAGCAACAAGATTTTCTTTATTGTTGAAGGTTTAGCACGAGTTTATTACCTCAAAGACGGAAAAGAAATTACTACTTATTTAAGCTGTGATGAGGGTTTTATTGCTTCATATTCTAGCTTCATAAATCAATCTCCTTCTTTTGAAAATATTCAATCTATTGAAGATTGTGAAGTGCTTTCGATTACTTTCGAAAAAATGCAGTTTTTGTATAACGAAATTCCAAATTGGGAACGTGTCGGAAGAATTCTTGCCGAACAGAACTACCTATGTATGGCTGATCGTGTTTTAAAACTGCAAATGATTCCGGCAAAAGAAAAATACCAGACTTTTTTAGCTTCGGCTCCAGCCAAAATAATGCAGCGAACACCTTTAATTTACATCGCTTCTTTTCTCGGAATTACGCCAGAATCGTTGAGCAGAATCCGTCAGGACATTTCTTAA
- a CDS encoding HAD family hydrolase translates to MKFKGIIFDLDGTLVDSLHDISDAMNKVLTALSYPTHDYDTYQYFIGSGLRNLVSKALPATNNSDDEIESCFECMVDEYTKICTLKTKPYDGIVELLENLTSQNIKMAVFSNKADELTKKIATEIFPNHFDTAIGLSTEELKKPNPFEAIEISKKWNLKPEEILFVGDSDIDMKTAVNANMFPVGVTWGYRTEDELKSSGAKVVINTASELIEIL, encoded by the coding sequence ATGAAATTTAAAGGAATTATTTTTGATTTAGACGGAACGCTAGTAGATTCATTACACGATATTTCAGATGCAATGAACAAAGTACTTACCGCTCTAAGTTACCCAACGCATGATTACGATACTTACCAATATTTTATCGGAAGTGGTTTACGAAATTTGGTAAGCAAAGCATTGCCAGCCACAAACAATTCTGATGATGAAATCGAAAGTTGTTTTGAATGTATGGTCGATGAATATACTAAAATCTGTACGCTGAAAACGAAACCATATGACGGAATTGTAGAGTTATTAGAAAACCTGACTTCACAAAATATCAAAATGGCGGTTTTCTCCAACAAAGCCGATGAATTGACCAAGAAAATAGCAACAGAAATATTTCCAAATCATTTTGATACTGCAATTGGTTTAAGCACAGAAGAACTTAAAAAACCAAATCCGTTTGAAGCGATTGAAATCAGTAAAAAATGGAATTTAAAACCAGAAGAAATCCTTTTTGTAGGCGATTCTGATATTGATATGAAAACAGCTGTAAACGCTAACATGTTTCCTGTTGGTGTAACTTGGGGTTACAGAACAGAAGATGAATTGAAATCTAGCGGGGCAAAAGTGGTTATTAATACTGCTTCAGAATTAATCGAAATTTTATAA
- a CDS encoding NAD(P)/FAD-dependent oxidoreductase: protein MIKNFDIIIVGGGAAGFFTAINIAEKNPKLKIAILERGKEVLSKVRVSGGGRCNVTHACFEPNELVKFYPRGEKELRGPFHQFCSGDTIEWFEKHGVELKIEEDGRMFPVSNSSQTIIDCFLKATEKLGIKVLTGQSVQSIFKKENHWKIDTQTDNYAAEKLVMATGSNPKIWEMLQEHGHAVVSPVPSLFTFNIKDSRIKELPGVAAQVTVNVKDTKLESTGPLLITHWGMSGPAILKLSAWGARILHDKNYQFTIFVNWLNDVDFEDAEKILKDLKQEHAKKAVSKKSPFDFPNRLWESLVLASGIEVETKWADLSKIQLQNLTSQLTKAEFKVNGKSTFKEEFVTAGGIDLKEINFKTMESKIHENLYFAGEIVNIDAITGGFNFQNAWTSGFILAQNI, encoded by the coding sequence ATGATCAAAAATTTCGACATAATAATCGTTGGCGGAGGCGCTGCAGGTTTTTTTACCGCAATTAATATTGCAGAGAAAAATCCGAAACTGAAAATTGCCATTTTAGAAAGGGGTAAAGAAGTTCTTTCTAAAGTCCGTGTTTCCGGAGGTGGACGATGCAATGTTACGCATGCTTGTTTTGAACCAAACGAATTAGTAAAATTTTATCCTCGAGGAGAAAAAGAACTTCGAGGACCTTTTCATCAATTTTGTTCGGGCGATACCATTGAATGGTTTGAAAAACATGGTGTCGAATTAAAAATTGAAGAAGATGGCAGAATGTTTCCAGTTTCGAATTCATCACAAACCATTATTGATTGTTTCTTAAAAGCAACCGAAAAATTAGGTATAAAAGTTTTGACAGGACAAAGTGTACAATCTATTTTCAAAAAAGAAAATCATTGGAAAATTGATACACAAACTGATAATTATGCTGCCGAAAAATTAGTAATGGCAACGGGAAGTAATCCCAAAATCTGGGAAATGCTTCAGGAACATGGACATGCTGTTGTAAGTCCCGTTCCTTCCCTATTTACTTTCAACATCAAAGATTCTCGAATTAAAGAACTACCAGGCGTTGCTGCACAAGTTACTGTAAATGTAAAAGATACGAAATTAGAATCTACAGGCCCTTTATTAATCACGCATTGGGGAATGAGTGGACCTGCAATTTTGAAGCTTTCAGCTTGGGGCGCACGCATTTTGCACGACAAAAATTATCAATTTACTATTTTCGTGAATTGGCTAAATGATGTTGATTTTGAAGATGCCGAAAAAATCTTAAAAGATTTAAAACAAGAACACGCTAAAAAAGCCGTTTCTAAAAAATCTCCTTTTGATTTTCCAAACCGTTTATGGGAAAGTTTGGTTCTCGCTTCGGGAATTGAAGTTGAAACGAAATGGGCAGATTTATCTAAAATTCAATTACAGAATTTAACTTCACAATTAACAAAAGCCGAATTTAAAGTAAACGGAAAAAGTACTTTTAAAGAAGAATTTGTTACCGCTGGCGGAATCGATTTAAAAGAAATCAACTTCAAAACCATGGAAAGCAAAATTCACGAAAACCTTTATTTTGCCGGCGAAATTGTTAATATCGACGCTATTACAGGCGGATTTAATTTTCAGAATGCCTGGACAAGCGGGTTTATTCTGGCTCAAAATATTTAA
- a CDS encoding glycerophosphodiester phosphodiesterase — translation MLKIAHRGAKAYEPENTLQAFQKALDLNSDGIELDVHLSSDEHIIVIHDETIDRTTNGKGLVSSFTLAELKSFLIDGKYQIPTLNEVFDLVNKKCLINIELKGLGTAPKAVALIEKYISEKNWKYDHFIISSFDWNMLEETSNLNPNIPIGILTEEDLDKALAFAEKIKAKAINPDFNLLNKENVHQMQDKGFLVLPWTVNSEKDIQKVKSYNVNGIISDNPDKI, via the coding sequence ATGCTAAAAATAGCTCACAGAGGCGCCAAAGCCTACGAACCTGAAAATACTTTACAAGCTTTTCAAAAAGCCCTAGACTTAAATTCAGACGGAATTGAACTCGATGTTCACTTGAGTTCCGATGAACATATTATCGTAATTCATGACGAAACCATCGACCGAACCACTAACGGAAAAGGTTTAGTAAGCAGTTTTACTTTAGCAGAATTAAAATCATTTTTAATTGATGGAAAATACCAAATCCCAACTTTAAACGAGGTTTTTGATTTGGTTAACAAAAAATGTCTAATCAATATCGAATTAAAAGGCTTAGGAACTGCACCGAAAGCTGTTGCATTAATTGAGAAATATATCTCAGAGAAAAACTGGAAATACGATCATTTCATCATTTCAAGTTTTGATTGGAATATGTTAGAAGAAACATCAAACCTAAATCCGAATATTCCAATAGGTATCTTAACAGAAGAAGATTTAGATAAAGCTTTGGCTTTCGCCGAAAAAATAAAAGCAAAAGCTATTAATCCTGATTTTAATTTATTGAATAAAGAAAATGTTCATCAAATGCAAGACAAAGGATTCTTAGTTTTACCATGGACAGTAAACTCAGAAAAAGACATTCAAAAAGTAAAAAGTTACAACGTAAACGGGATTATCTCTGATAATCCAGATAAAATATAA
- a CDS encoding alpha-amylase family glycosyl hydrolase — translation MKKYPFLFLPLVFLIMSCSGSKSVTMNNTSKTPFVWEGANVYFLLTDRFYNGDTSNDVNFNRTKTPGKLRGFEGGDIIGITKKIESGYFEKLGISAIWLTPIVEQIHDGVDEGTGLTYGFHGYWAKDWTALDPNFGTKEDLANLVKKAHEKGIRIILDGVINHTGPVTPEDPVWPSDWVRTGVVCDYKSFENTTMCTLVDNLPDIRTESTQEVALPPFLIEKWKKEGRYEKEIASLDEFFKRTGYPRSPKYYIIKWLTDYILEFGIDGYRGDTVKHTDENVWADFKKECEYAFETWKKHHPMQVLDQNPFYTIAEVYGYGISGGQDYDFGDRKVNYFQNGFNSMINFEFKWNAAQNDYEGLFSKYSNALNNELKGYSVLNYMSSHDDGQPFDANRTKSIETANKLLLSPGMSQVYYGDESARSLVVEGTQGDATLRSNMNWEDIQNNPETQKTLLHWQKLGQFRRNHPAVGAGVHKLINPYPYTFSRTFTRGSFIDKVVMGVDLPKGRKELPVGDIFSNGTKLKDAYSNQEVEVIDGKVIIDNDFDIVLLELI, via the coding sequence ATGAAAAAATACCCTTTCCTTTTTTTACCTTTAGTATTCTTAATAATGAGTTGTTCTGGCTCAAAATCAGTTACAATGAATAATACTTCGAAAACACCTTTCGTTTGGGAAGGAGCAAATGTTTATTTTTTACTTACAGATCGTTTTTACAACGGAGACACTTCAAACGACGTCAACTTTAACCGAACCAAAACTCCCGGAAAACTACGCGGATTTGAAGGCGGTGATATTATCGGAATCACTAAAAAAATCGAATCAGGTTATTTTGAGAAATTAGGAATTAGTGCCATTTGGCTTACGCCGATTGTAGAGCAGATTCACGATGGTGTTGACGAAGGAACTGGGCTTACTTACGGCTTCCATGGCTATTGGGCAAAAGATTGGACAGCTCTTGATCCAAACTTTGGAACCAAAGAAGATTTGGCCAATTTGGTAAAAAAAGCGCACGAAAAAGGCATCAGAATAATTCTTGACGGGGTAATAAATCATACTGGACCTGTAACTCCAGAAGATCCTGTTTGGCCTTCAGACTGGGTTAGAACTGGCGTTGTCTGCGATTACAAATCGTTCGAAAATACAACGATGTGTACTTTGGTTGATAATCTTCCAGATATTAGAACTGAAAGTACTCAGGAAGTAGCGCTCCCTCCTTTTTTAATTGAAAAATGGAAAAAAGAAGGTCGTTACGAAAAAGAAATCGCTTCATTAGACGAATTCTTCAAAAGGACAGGTTATCCAAGAAGTCCAAAGTATTACATCATAAAATGGCTTACAGATTACATTCTGGAATTCGGAATTGACGGCTACAGAGGAGATACTGTAAAACATACTGATGAAAACGTTTGGGCAGATTTCAAAAAAGAATGTGAGTACGCTTTTGAAACTTGGAAAAAACATCATCCAATGCAAGTTTTAGATCAAAATCCGTTTTACACCATTGCTGAAGTTTACGGTTACGGAATCAGCGGAGGTCAGGATTATGATTTTGGAGATCGAAAAGTCAATTATTTTCAAAATGGTTTCAACAGCATGATCAATTTTGAATTTAAATGGAATGCTGCTCAAAACGATTATGAAGGTTTATTTTCTAAATATTCGAATGCACTTAACAATGAATTAAAAGGATATTCTGTCCTTAATTATATGTCTTCTCATGACGATGGACAGCCTTTTGATGCCAACAGAACCAAAAGCATCGAAACCGCCAATAAACTATTGCTTTCTCCTGGAATGTCACAGGTTTATTATGGAGATGAATCGGCAAGATCTTTAGTTGTCGAAGGCACTCAAGGCGATGCAACATTACGTTCTAATATGAATTGGGAAGATATTCAGAACAATCCTGAAACACAAAAAACACTTTTGCACTGGCAGAAATTAGGCCAGTTTAGACGAAATCATCCTGCCGTTGGAGCTGGGGTTCACAAACTAATTAATCCGTATCCTTATACTTTTTCCAGAACATTTACAAGAGGCTCTTTTATAGATAAAGTAGTGATGGGAGTAGATTTACCAAAAGGCAGAAAAGAACTTCCAGTTGGTGATATCTTCTCAAACGGGACAAAACTAAAAGATGCTTATTCAAATCAAGAAGTCGAAGTAATAGATGGAAAAGTGATTATCGACAATGATTTTGATATAGTTTTACTCGAACTGATCTAA
- a CDS encoding glycoside hydrolase family 13 protein, producing MNNLKINHTFYKIVLMVLLFSASAKAQIQKVEPPFWYAGMKNSELQIMFYGKNIAQYEASVSNNVVIKNVEKTENPNYLFVTIDTKDVKSSELVFSFKNNKKVAFKQKYALKERRANSADRKSYDASDLIYLIMPDRFANGNPKNDSDASLTEKGNRQDPSGRHGGDIEGIIKNLDYISSLGATTIWSTPLCEDNDKQHSYHTYGQSDVYKIDPRYGTNDDYARLSAEMHKKNMKLVMDYVTNHWGIMHWMMKDIPTKTWFNQFETFTQTHHRREVITDIHASKTDQEVCVDGWFVPSMPDLNLRNPLVAKYLTQNAIWWIEFANLDGFRVDTYNYSDKTAMANWAKSITDEYPNFNIVGEIWMHNQANLAFWQKDSKIGAIENYNSNLPSVMDFTLQSQITSAFSEDEPNWDSGLIKFYNNFAMDFLYPNTNNILVFAENHDTDRMNEKFKYDLPKYKLAMTLLATVRGIPQIYYGSEIGMGGDKGKGGDADIRQDFPGGWAGDKNNAFIKEGRTAEQATYFDFSSKLFNWRKTNEAVHFGKMTHYIPENNTYVYFRYTDAKTVMVVFNNNAKEQVVKTNRFKENIKNFKSGKDIITGKTFDLASEITLEPKSALVLELE from the coding sequence ATGAATAACCTAAAAATTAACCACACATTCTATAAAATAGTTTTAATGGTTTTGTTGTTTTCCGCTTCCGCGAAAGCGCAAATCCAAAAAGTAGAACCGCCGTTTTGGTACGCCGGAATGAAAAATTCGGAACTGCAGATTATGTTCTACGGAAAAAACATTGCACAATATGAAGCTTCAGTTTCAAACAATGTTGTGATTAAAAATGTAGAAAAAACTGAAAACCCAAACTATCTTTTCGTAACAATCGATACAAAAGACGTAAAATCTTCTGAATTAGTTTTCTCTTTTAAAAACAATAAAAAAGTTGCTTTTAAACAAAAATATGCTCTTAAAGAAAGAAGAGCAAATTCGGCCGACAGAAAAAGTTACGACGCATCGGATTTGATTTACTTAATCATGCCAGATCGTTTTGCTAATGGAAATCCGAAAAACGACAGCGATGCTTCTTTAACTGAAAAAGGAAACCGTCAAGATCCAAGCGGACGTCACGGCGGAGATATCGAAGGAATCATCAAAAACTTAGATTATATTTCATCTCTTGGTGCAACTACAATTTGGAGCACGCCTTTATGTGAAGACAATGACAAACAGCATTCATACCATACTTACGGACAATCTGATGTTTACAAAATTGATCCACGTTACGGAACGAATGACGATTATGCTCGTTTATCGGCAGAAATGCACAAAAAGAACATGAAGTTGGTTATGGATTATGTAACCAATCACTGGGGAATTATGCATTGGATGATGAAAGATATTCCAACCAAAACATGGTTCAATCAATTTGAAACTTTCACACAAACGCATCACCGTCGTGAAGTAATTACAGATATTCACGCTTCAAAAACAGATCAGGAAGTTTGTGTTGACGGCTGGTTTGTACCTTCTATGCCGGATTTGAATTTAAGAAATCCTCTTGTTGCAAAATACTTAACGCAAAATGCGATTTGGTGGATTGAATTTGCAAACCTTGACGGATTTAGAGTTGATACTTATAACTATTCAGATAAAACTGCCATGGCAAATTGGGCAAAATCTATTACAGATGAATATCCTAATTTTAATATTGTGGGTGAAATCTGGATGCACAATCAGGCGAATTTAGCTTTTTGGCAAAAAGACAGTAAAATTGGTGCTATTGAAAATTACAATTCAAACCTTCCAAGTGTAATGGATTTTACGCTTCAAAGCCAGATTACTTCTGCTTTCAGTGAAGATGAACCAAACTGGGACAGCGGATTGATTAAATTCTACAACAATTTTGCTATGGATTTTTTATATCCAAACACGAATAATATCTTAGTTTTTGCCGAAAATCATGACACGGATCGTATGAATGAAAAATTCAAATATGATTTACCAAAATACAAACTGGCGATGACTTTATTGGCAACAGTTCGCGGAATTCCGCAAATCTATTACGGTTCAGAGATCGGAATGGGTGGTGACAAAGGCAAAGGCGGAGATGCCGATATTCGTCAGGATTTCCCGGGCGGATGGGCTGGGGATAAAAACAATGCTTTCATTAAAGAAGGAAGAACCGCAGAACAAGCTACTTATTTTGATTTCTCTTCAAAATTATTCAACTGGAGAAAAACAAACGAAGCGGTTCATTTCGGGAAAATGACGCATTATATTCCTGAGAATAACACTTATGTATATTTCAGATATACTGATGCTAAAACGGTTATGGTTGTTTTCAATAACAATGCAAAAGAGCAGGTTGTAAAAACAAATCGTTTTAAAGAAAATATCAAAAACTTTAAATCAGGTAAAGATATTATTACAGGAAAAACATTCGATTTAGCTTCTGAAATTACTTTAGAACCAAAATCGGCTTTGGTTTTAGAATTGGAATAG
- a CDS encoding glycoside hydrolase family 97 protein: protein MKNLFFASLILFAFSSIAEAQQLKSPEGKFVMEFSLQNDGTPTYNLKYKNKEVVKTSKLGLELKDDKKSLLNDFTVVDTKTSTFDETWKPVWGEVDNIRNHYNELAVTLNQKGTDRQIIIRFRLFEDGLGFRYEFPAQKNLTYFVIKEERSQFAMTGDHTAFWIPGDYDTQEYDYTKSKLSEIRGLSQKAYTANVSQKNFSPTGVQTSLMLKTADGIYINLHEAALINYSCMHLNLDDKNLVFESWLTPDAKGDKGYIQAPSHSPWRTIMVSDDAREILASKMTLNLNDPSKIDDTSWIKPVKYVGVWWEMITGKSSWSYTNDFPTVQLGVSDFSKAKPSGTHGANNANVKKYIDFAAANGFDAVLVEGWNEGWEDWFGHSKDYVFDFLTPYPDFDVKGLHEYAKSKGIKIIMHHETSGSVRNYERHMDAAYKFMKDNGYDAVKSGYVGDILPRGENHYDQWIVNHYQYAIEKAAEYKIMVNAHEAVRPTGICRTYPNLIGNEAARGTEYQAFGGSKPNHVTVLPFTRLIGGPMDYTPGIFEMDISKMNPDNKSHVNSTICNQLALYVTMYSPLQMAADTPENYNRFLDAFQFIKDVAVDWSESKYIEAEPGDFITVARKAKGTNNWFVGNVNGETPRTSNIDFSFLEKGKKYTATIYADAKDAHYKTNPQAYTIKKIAVTNKSKLSQFSAPGGGYAISVIETK, encoded by the coding sequence ATGAAAAACTTATTTTTCGCAAGTTTAATCTTGTTTGCTTTTAGCTCAATTGCTGAAGCACAACAATTAAAATCACCCGAAGGCAAGTTCGTAATGGAATTTTCTCTTCAAAACGACGGAACTCCAACGTACAATTTAAAATACAAAAACAAAGAAGTTGTAAAAACCAGTAAATTAGGTCTTGAACTTAAAGATGACAAAAAATCTTTATTGAATGACTTTACGGTTGTTGATACTAAAACTTCCACTTTTGATGAAACCTGGAAACCAGTTTGGGGAGAAGTTGACAACATCAGAAATCATTATAATGAATTGGCGGTAACTTTAAACCAAAAAGGAACTGACAGACAAATCATTATCCGTTTTCGTTTGTTTGAAGACGGACTTGGATTTAGATATGAATTCCCTGCGCAAAAGAATCTTACTTATTTTGTAATTAAAGAAGAAAGATCTCAATTTGCTATGACTGGCGATCACACTGCTTTCTGGATTCCGGGAGATTATGACACGCAAGAATACGATTATACAAAATCGAAATTATCTGAAATTAGAGGTTTATCTCAAAAAGCGTACACAGCAAATGTTTCTCAGAAAAACTTTTCGCCAACAGGAGTTCAGACTTCTTTGATGTTAAAAACGGCTGACGGAATCTACATCAACTTACACGAGGCGGCTTTGATCAACTATTCTTGTATGCACTTGAATTTAGATGATAAAAACTTAGTTTTCGAATCTTGGTTAACACCAGATGCAAAAGGTGATAAAGGTTACATTCAGGCACCAAGCCACTCGCCTTGGAGAACGATTATGGTTAGTGATGACGCTAGAGAAATCTTAGCTTCAAAAATGACTTTAAACTTAAACGATCCATCAAAAATTGATGATACTTCTTGGATCAAACCAGTAAAATACGTTGGTGTTTGGTGGGAAATGATTACAGGAAAAAGCTCGTGGTCATATACAAATGATTTTCCAACCGTTCAATTGGGCGTTTCTGATTTTTCAAAAGCAAAACCAAGCGGAACGCACGGTGCAAATAATGCAAACGTAAAAAAATACATTGATTTTGCAGCTGCAAATGGTTTCGACGCTGTTTTAGTTGAAGGATGGAACGAAGGCTGGGAAGACTGGTTTGGACATTCAAAAGATTATGTTTTTGATTTCCTGACGCCTTACCCGGATTTTGATGTAAAAGGTTTGCACGAATACGCAAAATCTAAAGGAATCAAAATTATCATGCACCACGAAACTTCAGGTTCTGTTCGTAATTACGAGCGCCATATGGATGCTGCTTATAAATTCATGAAAGACAACGGATACGATGCTGTAAAAAGTGGTTATGTTGGAGATATTTTGCCTCGTGGCGAAAATCATTACGATCAATGGATTGTAAACCATTATCAATATGCTATCGAAAAAGCAGCAGAATATAAAATTATGGTGAACGCTCACGAAGCAGTTCGTCCAACAGGAATTTGCAGAACGTATCCTAACTTAATTGGAAACGAAGCTGCAAGAGGAACAGAATACCAGGCTTTTGGTGGTTCTAAACCAAATCACGTTACCGTTTTACCATTTACACGTTTAATTGGAGGTCCAATGGATTACACTCCAGGAATCTTCGAAATGGATATCAGTAAAATGAATCCGGACAACAAATCACACGTAAACAGTACTATTTGTAATCAATTAGCTTTATACGTTACGATGTACAGTCCACTACAAATGGCGGCAGATACTCCTGAAAACTATAACCGTTTTCTGGATGCTTTCCAGTTCATTAAAGATGTAGCTGTAGATTGGTCAGAAAGTAAATATATCGAGGCTGAACCAGGAGATTTCATTACAGTAGCTCGTAAAGCAAAAGGAACAAACAACTGGTTTGTTGGAAACGTAAACGGAGAAACTCCACGTACCTCAAACATCGATTTCAGTTTCCTTGAAAAAGGAAAAAAATATACAGCAACAATTTATGCTGATGCAAAAGATGCGCATTACAAAACGAATCCGCAAGCTTATACAATCAAGAAAATTGCTGTAACTAATAAATCAAAATTATCTCAGTTTTCTGCTCCTGGAGGAGGTTATGCGATAAGCGTTATTGAAACAAAATAA